The Candidatus Aegiribacteria sp. sequence CCGTTGAGGACTTGGTGAATAAGCTACAAGTGAGACACTACTCTAGTAGTACAGTGAAAATTTATTCGCACTGGTGCTCACGTTATCTTGACTTCTGCTCTTCGAGAGAACTGAAATCGGAGGAAGACGCATCCTTCGTAGCTTATCTATCATATCTCGCGTTGAAGAAGAGGGTAGCATCTTCCACTCAGAATCAAGCTTTTAACGCCATTCTATTCATGTTCAGAAATGTATGGGAAAGAGAACCAGAAGGAATCAACGCTGTTAGAGCCAGAAAGCCCAAAAGGCTTCCTGTAGTGCTGACACTTGATGAGGTTGCTGCAATTCTCATTAATACTTCAGGTGTATCGGGCCTGGTAATCCGTCTGATCTATTCAAGCGGGCTTCGATTGAAGGAGTCCTTGAACCTGAGGGTACAGGATCTTAATTTTGAGAGCGGATCTGTGATGGTTCGAAGCGGTAAGGGCGACAAGGACAGAATGACCATACTGAGCAAAGAATTGGTTCCCGACCTGAGAGAACATCTTGGCGCAGTACGAAACAGTTTCTCCGGGACTGATGTGCCTGCGTCCCTGCCCAATGCTTTGGAAAGAAAATACCCAAATGCAGGATTTGAATGGAAATGGCAATATTTCTTTCCCGCAAACAGACCATCTATCAACCCGGATACAGGTGATTGCCTGCGGCACCACCTTCATCCCAGCACAGTACAGAGGGAAATGAGGAATGCAGTAGGACAATCAGGAGTGAATAAGCATGCAACTGTTCATACACTTCGGCATTCCTTTGCGACCCATTTGCTCATGGCTGGAGTGGATCTTTGCGAGATACAGGAATTATTAGGACATAGAAGTCTCGAGACCACCAGGATTTATCTGCATGTAATGAAGGGAATGAAGCAATCAGTGAAAAGCCCTCTTGATCTGCTGATGGAAAGGATTATGTGATTGGCGGGAACGTGTGGGAATCGAACCCACCCAGGATGGTTTTAGCACCCAACACCGGATTTGAAGTCCGGGAGAGACACCAGTCCCCTTCCGCTCCCGCGGGTGTTTTTACGGGCAATCAAACAACTGGCAATATTCCAGGTCGTTGTCAAGTGCCAGGATTTCTGGAATGCAAGTACATTCTCAGATTACTTTATTCCCACCAGCATACAAGACCGGGTTCAATGATCCGACCGAATTTCGGGTTGCACGGCAGTATTCTTGCGGTGAAACCCTGATTGCCGGAATGATTGCACACGAATGATCCGGTGAAAATGAAATAACCATCTTGCTCTCGGTCAAATTTAAGGAGAATCATGTTTCTTTCGGTCAACCAGCCATCAGGCTCGACCTTGCCATGATGAATTTCAACCTGCAGATCTTCGGGCAGAAGATCCGGAGCATGAACTGTAACTATTACAGGGAGAGGATCACCGACTGCACAGGTGCCGTTATCTATGTCGCATTCTACCTGTTTAATCTGAATTGCACCCCATGCTTTCCTGACCTTTTCCATCCATTCAGCCAGATCCCTTGCGCCGGAGTAGTCATTATCTGTAAGTTTTTTTGAGCGTACGTATGCTGGAACGTAAGATGTATTTGTGTATTCCGTCAGCATTCTGTTACTGCTGAAAAAGGGACAGACTTTCTTCATTGATTCTTTCATTATTCTGATCCAGTTTACGGGGATGTCATTTCTGTCCCGATCATAGAAGATTGGCGCAATCTGGTTTTCGATTATGTTGTAAAGAGCTTTTGCCTCCAGTCTGTCCTGAAGGTCAGGATCATCGTATTCCTCACCTTCACCTATCGACCAGCCCATTCCCGGTTCGTAGGCTTCTGCCCACCATCCGTCGGGAACACTGCACTGAATTACACCGTTAAAACAGGCTTTCATTCCGCTTGTCCCGCTGGCCTCCATGGGGAGTCTTGGAGTATTCAGCCACACGTCTACTCCCTGAACCATCTGTCTTGCCACATCGATGCTGTAGTCCTCGAGATAGATGATCTTGCCGTAGAAATCCTCCTTCATGCAGAGGTGGACTAATTCCCTGATCAGTTCTTTGCCTTCATCATCATGCGGGTGAGCTTTGCCTGCAAAGATGAACTGCACAGGCTTCTCAGGATCGTTGACGATTTGATTCAGGCGTTCCTCATCCCGGAGAAGCAGAGTTGCCCGTTTGTATGATGCGAATCTCCTTGCGAATCCGATTGTCAGAATCTCAGGATCAAGGACAGGGATATCTTCAAGATGTGGTTTGAGAAGTCCCATCCGTTTGATCTGGTTTTCCCATCTGTTCCTTGACCATGAGACGAGCCGTTCCCTCATTCTGGTATGCGCCGGCCACAGCTCGGAATCTGGAACCTTATCAATTTTCTTCCATGCCGCGCTGTCTGTTTTATTACTTGACCATCTCGGGCCGACATATCTGCTCAAGAGCTTAACCATCTCATCCGATACCCATGATTCAGGATGAATACCGTTCGTTACATGTGCTATAGGAGTGTCTGCTTCAGGAAGAGACGGCCAGACATCCTTCCATATCTCTCTTGAAATTCTGCCATGTAACTCGCTTACTCCGTTTCGGAAATCGCAGAATCGAAGACCGAAAACCGTCATGGAGAAATTGGGGTTATCGTCATGATGGCCGAATTGTAGAAATTCGTCGTTGGTCAGCCCCATTTCCTTTATCATTGGATGGAGATATTTGATTACCAGATCAGCGGGAAACTCTTCGTTCCCGGCCGGAACAGGCGTGTGCGTGGTAAAGATATTACCAGCGGAGACTATTTCTCTGGCTTCGGGAAACGATAGATTCTCCTTCATGAGCTTTCTTATCAGTTCTAGTATCAGAAATGCAGAATGCCCTTCATTTATATGTCTTACCGCTGGAGTCAGATTCATTTCATCCAGAGCTCTCAGGCCGCCAATCCCCAGAACTATTTCCTGCTGAATCCTCCTTTTCCTGTCACCGCCGTAGAGTTGTCCGGTTATTCCGCGGTCATCTTTTCTATTCTCCGGAAGATTCGTATCCAGCAGAAACAGATCAGCTCTGCCTACTTTTATTTTCCAGACAGCTGCCTTTACTATTCTGTTTCCCATCGGTACATCCACAGAAACCTGGCTGCCGTCATTCCCGAAAACCGGCTCTACAGGCATGTTGGAGTAATCGTTAACGAAATAGCGCTCCTGCTGCCATCCGTCGCTGTTCAGGTACTGGCTGAAATAACCATGCCTGTATAGCAGTGAGACCCCAACCATGGGGAGTCCAAGTTCACTGCCACTTTTGATGGTGTCTCCAGCGAGAACACCAAGGCCGCCCGAATAAATCGGAATACTCTCATGCAGACCAAATTCGGCTGAGAAAGTAGCGACAAGAAAATTGTCGTCGATAGCCCTATTCTGTTTCTTCAGAGTATTGAACCATGTACTTCTCTCAAGATAGTTCGTAAGACGTTCAGTAGTCTTTTCCAGGTGCGAAAGGTATACACTATCCTGTGCAAGTTCTTTGAGTCTTTCCTGGCTGACATGCCCAAGAAGACGCACCGGATTGTGATATACTTTTTCCCACAGGTCTGAATCTATCCATCGGAAGAGTTCGATAGCCTGTGAATTCCATGTCCACCATGTGTTGTAAGCTATCTGTTTGAGAGCGGCCAGCTGTTCCGGTATTTTTGGAACCACCCTGAAAGTTCTTGTTTTCAATATATACACCTTCCACGAAACCTGTTATCCTGATTGCTGCTCAATCGGGAACCATTTCCAGAGTATTGTAATATATTCAGAGTACATGTCATGTAACGAAGGGACTGAATTTGAGATATATTCTGCCGGTTCTGTTATTGCTGTTCAGGGGTCTTCCGGTCATCGCAGGTTCGATTACCCATGCGTTTGAGTTCGATCCAGCTCTTGTAACCATTAAGATTGAAAATGAATGGAATATCGTAGAATTCCCCGGCATGGAGCTTCGCGGAGAGCCCGGCTCGCCCCTGCTTCCTGTATTCCCGGCAGTGTTTTTATTGCCTGGCGGAGCAGAGAATATTTCTTTTCAAGTATCAGCAGTAAGTGAATCCTCAATCAGTCGTCCAGGTATCAGGATAGTACCCGCAATTGAACCGAGGCCATTCAGCGGGATCTCAGATCCATCTATCAGGCTTCCTCAACCGCAGATATACACATCTAATTCGATCTGGCCCACAGACCCTATCCTCTGGACTCATACCGGAACACTATCCGGATTCAGGATAGCTTCATGTCTTCTGCAGCCATGGGAATATCTGCCGGCAGACGGTCAACTCTCTCTCTTGTCGGAAATCGAAGTGACCGTTTTCTGGGATGAGGGAATTCAAACGCAGCTGTCCATTGAGCAGAACGAAGTCGCCCGGAGGAGAATTCACGCTCTGATCGATAACACTGATATGATTCCTGTTTACGAACCTTTATCAAAAGCCTCCGGAGATGCTGAATATTTGATAGTGTGTGATAGTTCCTATATTGATATATTGCAACCACTTGCGGATCTCCAGGAGAGACACGGACGTACAGTCGAGATAGCCTTTGTTCAAGAAATCATCGAAAATTTCAGCGGTCGCGATGACGCAGAGAAACTCCGCAACTTCATAAGAGACAGATTCCTGGAGCATGGTACTGTATTCGTGCTTCTTGCCGGTGATGAGACTCTTGTTCCAGTGAGAATGGTGGAGCTTTTATGTGAAGGGGTACCTCCAGATATCGCTCCGGTTGATATGTATTATGCTGACCTCGATGGTACATGGGATGGCAACGGTGACGGCAAATACGGGCAGCCGGACGACGACCTTGATCTTTACGCGGATGTTCTTCTTGGAAGAGCTCTATTCTCCACCGTGAGGGAAGCCGCGATATTTGTTCAGAAGAACATCACTTACCAGACCAGCACTACACCGGAAGACTGGCCTTCCAGAGCCGTACTTTGCGGAGCGGTACTCTTTGAGGATATCGGATACACAGCTGCAAAAGGTTGTGATTCAATTGCAGTCACAATGCCTGCATCATGGGAGATAACAAAAGCTTACGAGATATTGTACGGCGATGGAATCGATACGCATATTCCAATTATCAGCAGTGGCACCGGCTGGAACCACTACGCCGGACATGGCAACGATAGAGGTATCTTTTGGAGTTCAGCGCCACTGGGCATGATGACAAACTGGATTGCTACGGACAGTCTTCATAATGGTAATAAAACAGGAATTCATACCAGTATAGCATGTCATCCCGCGGAGTATATCGGCCTGGAGTGTTGCGCAGAAGCCCTTCTGAAAGCTCCGGACGGCGGCGGAGTGGCGGTGATGTTTAATACCAGCTACGGATGGGAAGGATTCTGGCCATCCCTTGGAGCAAGTGAATGGATGTGCATCGATCTGGCCAGGCAGGTTTTCTGGGAGCACTCTCCCAGTATCGGGCTTGCATTCTCCATAGCGAAGGATCTGCGGATCCCAAACATGCACGGTGGATATGATAGAACATTCCAGAGCCTTCTTTCCTGGAGTGCCTTCATGGATCCGGCTCTGATCGTAAGACAGTCTCACGGTAATCCTCCAGAACCTCCCGTTCCGTTCACTGTTTCCCCGCCATATCCCAATCCTGCCGAGAGGGACGCACCCATCGCATTTTACGTTGATTACTCTGCCGGTTCTGCAGAAGTGTCAGTTCATGACCTTGCCGGTCGGATGATCTGGGAGACTGAAATTCACTCTCCACAGAGAGTATCCTGGGAAGGAACCGATCAGGAAGGCAGAAGAGTTCCCGCCGGGGTCTACATCATCTCCGTACGTAAAGGGGATTATATCAGAAATCGGTTAACTACCGTTCTTAATTAACCATGATGGAATAGCCTGCCGACCTTCCATGTATCAGAACCGGAAACAGCAAACTTTAACATGGAGGTCTAAAGAATGAAACACTTGATAATCACAGTACTGATCCTTGCTGTGGCAACTACTTTCTCCCAGGAAGATTCAAGGGATGAATCGACCGCAGGCAGAATGCAGGTTGTTGGAGAAGAAGGCGTTATAGGCGAACTTCCACTGGAACACACCCAGGTGGAAATCACAATAAGTGGAAATCTCCAGCGGGCAACCGTCCGCCAGATATATGGAAACCCGTATGAAGAGCCTATAGAAGCTGTCTACACATTCCCTCTCCCTCAGAGCGGTGCGGTTGACAGAATGAACATGTGGATAGGTGACAGATTCATCGAGGGAAAAATCCACGAGAGGGATCTTGCGCGAGAGATTTATGAGCAGGCGATTGCATCCGGTCAGACCGCAAGTCTGCTCGAACAGGAACGTCCGAACATCTTTACACAGAGTGTCGGGAATATCCTGCCAGGTGACAGTATTGTAATTGAGATCAGTTATGTAGCGCCTGTAGAGTACGATGATGGTGAATATGAGATTGTATTCCCGATGGTTGTGGGGCCGAGATTTGTGCCGCCGGGCGGTTTTGTACGAAGAATATTCGACATATATACAGTTTCAACTTCTGTAGAAGACGCTGACAGGATTACTCCTCCTATCGTACCGGAAGGGTCCAGAACCGGGTATGACATAGAACTTTCCGTTACCATCAATCCTGGTGTCGAGATACAGGATTTCGAGTCGCTGAATCATGAAGTGGATGTCGATCTGAACTGGAGAGTCGGAAATGTCACAATTTCACTAAAAGATGATGATGTTATTCCAAACAGGGATTTCGTGCTCAGGTACACAACGGCATCTGATAAAATACAGACCGGATTAATCTCTCATAATGGTGAACTGGGCGGTCACTTCATGCTTATTCTTCAGCCCGACGCTGATATTGATATCGATGAGATAACTCCAAAGGAGATGTTCTTTGTAGTTGACTGCTCCGGCTCCATGGGCGGTCAGCCAATGGATGTCGCCAAGGAGACGGTAAGACAGTTTGTCCAGGGAATGAATCCGGACGATACATTCCAGATTATGAGATTCAGCGAGACAGCAAGCAGCATGTCCAGGAGTCCGCTGGCCAATACCGAAAACAACATCGAAAAGGGTGTACGGTTCATCAACAATATGAGCGGATGCGGCGGAACGATGATGATTGAAGGAGTCAGAGCAGCAATCGGTTATCCTGAAGATCCTGACAGAATGCGATTTGTCGTTTTCCTTACCGATGGTTTCATTGGCAACGAAGCGGAGATTCTAGGTGAACTGCAAAGCACTCTTGGAGAGAACACCAGACTCTTCAGCGTTGGAGTAGGCTCAAGTCCTAACAGATATCTCATCGAAGGTCTGGCAGAAGAAGGACGCGGGCACGCGTATTACGTTGGATTGAATGAAGATCCCACAGAAGCGGTAAGCGCGATCTATGAGAAAATCAATGATCCCTACCTCGTGGGAATCAGTATTGACTGGGGCGACCTTAATGTACACGATGTATATCCTTCCCTGATTCCTGATCTGTACGCAGGAGAACCTCTCGTAATAGTAGGACAGTACGATGGTTCCGGAAGCGAAACAATTCACCTTTCCGGTACAGTCGCCGGCAGACGCTGGAACAGAGATGTTCGGGTTGTACTTCCGTCGCATGAGGAAGACAATGATGTCATCGCTACTCTCTGGGCCAGGAAGAAGATACACGACCTCAACCGACAGATGTACAATACATATGGTTATATCGATCAGAATCAGGACATCATAGAAGAGATAACCGACACGGCTCTTGACTATCAGATAATGAGTGAATACACCTCATTCGTTGCTGTATGCGAAGAGATAAGAACCGATCCTGATGGTTCTCCGGTAACGGTCCAGGTTCCAGTGAATATGCCTGAAGGCGTTTCGTATGAAGGTGTATTCGGCACTACAGGTGGCGAGACAATGCATTACTCCATGAACAGGTCTGTCTCAGGAACCATGCAGGCACCAGCTGCTCTAGGCGCGGGAGGTTACGTATCCTGCGACGCATGTGAGGAAATCACTGACGGCGATTACTACTACGAGTACGAAGAAACCCCATGGTTCGGCAGTGTCAGCCTTGTATCAGCTTCTCCCACACTGGGATTGCTTCCATCGGTGGTGCGTTCTGCTGTCAGGGAGCTCCTTGCGGAACTGACAGAAGTATACCAGAGCTATCTTGACGAAATTGATGATGCTGACGAATGGCCTTCGGGTGTGGTCACATTCAGTATAGAGGTTGACGGCAATGGAAATATCACCGCTGTTTCAGTGATTGGAAGCGGTCTTGAACGTGATGTCGATGATAACCTGTGCGAAGTTCTTGAAGAACTGAATATCCCGGTTCCGCCTGATGGAGCCGGTTCAATACAGGTTCAGCTAAGCTTTCAGAAGACTTATTAGTCTCAGCTGACTTAGAAGGAGGGGGCTGGAGAAATCCCGCCCCTTCCTGCTTAATAATGTCAGGCTCTATCTATCTGGGCAGTGATCCTCTCTGAAACCGAATTCTGATCGTTCGAAGCTCTCAGGAAGTAGATACCGTTAACGAGATCCAGACAATTGCTGAATCCGGTTTCTCATGATTTCCTTTCTAACACGAACAGGGCTTTATCCAGCCCGGCGGAGCGGAAAGGGCGGTGAATTCATGGCTGTTAAATACATGGAATAAAGGGAGTATTTCCACCACAGGGTCGAGCTTGATGAATCAATTGAAGAGGATAAACAGCAATTCTGTAAGTTATATTCAGTAACGCAGATAGGATAAAACTGCTGCGGTATTGAATGGAAGGATTCTGATGTTGCCGACATGTACCGCTACTCCCATTGCATAAACCGGTGAGAGTAGCAATATTCACCTGGTATAAGATGTATTGATATAAACTGCTTTCTGGAGGTGGCAATTGAGTCTTTTTATTATTTTCATGATTCTGTTCGGTTATGTTTCAGATGATTTTGAATTCACAGTCATCATTGAACATAATACCTTCAGAGTCCCGGGTGTGTTCCTTGGTTTTGAGATTGGTGATTATTTCAGTCCTGTCGTAAGGGATGAACACGGAGCAATACGATCCTTCTTGTCGACAGACTGTCTGATGGATTATTTCCTGTCAGATCATAAGGATGAAAGCATCATTCTGGAGATTGAAGATGCTGATTTATACATCCATCATCTTGGTGACACTGTTCGGATAGAGCGAGTCACTGGAATCTCTATTGATGGTTTGACATACACTCACTGGAGGGACTCACTGGATGCTGCAGGGGAACTGGAGTTGCTGCAGTACTTCTATTCACCCCACCTTTGTCAGTACAACCAGGAATAGATCCTTCGGGTAGAAGAGGTTGATCTGGTAAGCGCGGAATTGTCGCAGGACCGGGCTGCATTATCAGTCTGTAATGGGTGTCTGTATATGCTTCACTGCAACCATCGGTTATGCATTTGTTATCATAATCGGAGAATGGCAATCACAGAGTTTTGATATAACCGATCATGGGGTAACAAATGACATTGGATTTCAGATCAAGCCTCCAAAAGACACTTGATCAGCAGAGGGGAATCCGAGTGCCAGCAAGTAGTGAGCAGTTCAAATTAAAACCAGGAG is a genomic window containing:
- the glgP gene encoding alpha-glucan family phosphorylase is translated as MKTRTFRVVPKIPEQLAALKQIAYNTWWTWNSQAIELFRWIDSDLWEKVYHNPVRLLGHVSQERLKELAQDSVYLSHLEKTTERLTNYLERSTWFNTLKKQNRAIDDNFLVATFSAEFGLHESIPIYSGGLGVLAGDTIKSGSELGLPMVGVSLLYRHGYFSQYLNSDGWQQERYFVNDYSNMPVEPVFGNDGSQVSVDVPMGNRIVKAAVWKIKVGRADLFLLDTNLPENRKDDRGITGQLYGGDRKRRIQQEIVLGIGGLRALDEMNLTPAVRHINEGHSAFLILELIRKLMKENLSFPEAREIVSAGNIFTTHTPVPAGNEEFPADLVIKYLHPMIKEMGLTNDEFLQFGHHDDNPNFSMTVFGLRFCDFRNGVSELHGRISREIWKDVWPSLPEADTPIAHVTNGIHPESWVSDEMVKLLSRYVGPRWSSNKTDSAAWKKIDKVPDSELWPAHTRMRERLVSWSRNRWENQIKRMGLLKPHLEDIPVLDPEILTIGFARRFASYKRATLLLRDEERLNQIVNDPEKPVQFIFAGKAHPHDDEGKELIRELVHLCMKEDFYGKIIYLEDYSIDVARQMVQGVDVWLNTPRLPMEASGTSGMKACFNGVIQCSVPDGWWAEAYEPGMGWSIGEGEEYDDPDLQDRLEAKALYNIIENQIAPIFYDRDRNDIPVNWIRIMKESMKKVCPFFSSNRMLTEYTNTSYVPAYVRSKKLTDNDYSGARDLAEWMEKVRKAWGAIQIKQVECDIDNGTCAVGDPLPVIVTVHAPDLLPEDLQVEIHHGKVEPDGWLTERNMILLKFDREQDGYFIFTGSFVCNHSGNQGFTARILPCNPKFGRIIEPGLVCWWE
- a CDS encoding integron integrase — encoded protein: MNETHLPYMFWWVKHYLFMQRPDAAEYSQILEEEGKEDWQIRQALDAVKLYHQFSGEIIPHEINGLADNPVEDLVNKLQVRHYSSSTVKIYSHWCSRYLDFCSSRELKSEEDASFVAYLSYLALKKRVASSTQNQAFNAILFMFRNVWEREPEGINAVRARKPKRLPVVLTLDEVAAILINTSGVSGLVIRLIYSSGLRLKESLNLRVQDLNFESGSVMVRSGKGDKDRMTILSKELVPDLREHLGAVRNSFSGTDVPASLPNALERKYPNAGFEWKWQYFFPANRPSINPDTGDCLRHHLHPSTVQREMRNAVGQSGVNKHATVHTLRHSFATHLLMAGVDLCEIQELLGHRSLETTRIYLHVMKGMKQSVKSPLDLLMERIM
- a CDS encoding VIT and VWA domain-containing protein: MKHLIITVLILAVATTFSQEDSRDESTAGRMQVVGEEGVIGELPLEHTQVEITISGNLQRATVRQIYGNPYEEPIEAVYTFPLPQSGAVDRMNMWIGDRFIEGKIHERDLAREIYEQAIASGQTASLLEQERPNIFTQSVGNILPGDSIVIEISYVAPVEYDDGEYEIVFPMVVGPRFVPPGGFVRRIFDIYTVSTSVEDADRITPPIVPEGSRTGYDIELSVTINPGVEIQDFESLNHEVDVDLNWRVGNVTISLKDDDVIPNRDFVLRYTTASDKIQTGLISHNGELGGHFMLILQPDADIDIDEITPKEMFFVVDCSGSMGGQPMDVAKETVRQFVQGMNPDDTFQIMRFSETASSMSRSPLANTENNIEKGVRFINNMSGCGGTMMIEGVRAAIGYPEDPDRMRFVVFLTDGFIGNEAEILGELQSTLGENTRLFSVGVGSSPNRYLIEGLAEEGRGHAYYVGLNEDPTEAVSAIYEKINDPYLVGISIDWGDLNVHDVYPSLIPDLYAGEPLVIVGQYDGSGSETIHLSGTVAGRRWNRDVRVVLPSHEEDNDVIATLWARKKIHDLNRQMYNTYGYIDQNQDIIEEITDTALDYQIMSEYTSFVAVCEEIRTDPDGSPVTVQVPVNMPEGVSYEGVFGTTGGETMHYSMNRSVSGTMQAPAALGAGGYVSCDACEEITDGDYYYEYEETPWFGSVSLVSASPTLGLLPSVVRSAVRELLAELTEVYQSYLDEIDDADEWPSGVVTFSIEVDGNGNITAVSVIGSGLERDVDDNLCEVLEELNIPVPPDGAGSIQVQLSFQKTY